One segment of Anguilla anguilla isolate fAngAng1 chromosome 1, fAngAng1.pri, whole genome shotgun sequence DNA contains the following:
- the fosl2 gene encoding fos-related antigen 2 isoform X1 encodes MYQDYSGTYDTSSRGSSISPAQPESFTSGSSTIGSPISTSSYQKYRVEMPGSNSAFIPTINAITTSQDLQWMVQPTVITSMSNPYSRSHPYSLPVSGGAGLLGHTALARPGVIRSIGDARGRRKRDEQVGTDKLTPEEEEKRRVRRERNKLAAAKCRNRRRELTEMLQGETEKLEEEKADLQKEIEVLQKEKDKLEFMLVAHNPVCKLPPDERHQGAHSQQCTPLSLSMRSGLVSRNALSSLNPVVVKQEPLEDDREPQRSVIKPICLGGMGGVYGSDGDSLNTPVVAASTPASTPSAASLIFTYPSMLEPESPSPSSESCSKAHRRSSSSGDQSSDSLNSPTLLAL; translated from the exons ATGTACCAGGACTACTCTGGGACCTACGATACGTCCTCCCGAGGCAGTAGCATTTCCCCAGCCCAACCAGAGTCCTTCACTAGCGGAAGCAGTACAATCGGCAGCCCGATTTCTACCTCAAGCTACCAG AAATACAGGGTGGAAATGCCCGGCTCCAACAGTGCCTTCATCCCGACCATAAACGCCATCACCACCAGCCAGGACCTGCAGTGGATGGTGCAGCCCACCGTCATCACCTCCATGTCCAACCCCTACTCCCGCTCGCACCCGTACAGCCTGCCGGTctccggcggggcggggctcctGGGCCACACCGCCCTGGCCCGGCCCGGCGTCATACGCTCCATCGGGGACGCGCGCGGGCGCCGCAAGAGGGACGAGCAGGTCGGTACTGATaag CTGactccagaggaggaggagaagcggCGGGTGAGGCGCGAGAGGAACAAGCTGGCCGCAGCCAAGTGCCGAAATCGCCGGAGAGAGCTGACCGAGATGCTGCAGGGG GAAACGGAGAAGCTGGAAGAGGAGAAAGCCGACCTGCAGAAGGAGATCGAGGTGCTGCAGAAGGAGAAGGACAAGCTGGAGTTCATGCTGGTGGCCCACAACCCCGTGTGCAAGCTGCCCCCGGATGAacgccaccagggggcgcactCCCAGCAGTGCACACCCCTGTCCCTGTCCATGCGCTCCGGCCTGGTGTCCCGAAATGCCCTGAGCTCCCTGAACCCGGTGGTGGTGAAGCAGGAGCCCCTGGAGGACGACCGGGAGCCCCAGCGGTCCGTCATCAAGCCCATCTGCCTGGGCGGGATGGGGGGCGTGTACGGCTCCGACGGGGACAGCCTCAACACCCCCGTGGTGGCGGCCTCCACCCCGGCCTCCACGCCCAGCGCCGCCAGCCTCATCTTCACCTACCCCAGCATGCTGGAGCCCGAGAGCCCCTCGCCCTCCTCCGAGTCCTGCTCCAAGGCCCAccgcaggagcagcagcagcggcgacCAGTCCTCAGACTCCCTCAACTCCCCGACCCTGCTGGCCCTCTGA
- the fosl2 gene encoding fos-related antigen 2 isoform X2 codes for MYQDYSGTYDTSSRGSSISPAQPESFTSGSSTIGSPISTSSYQKYRVEMPGSNSAFIPTINAITTSQDLQWMVQPTVITSMSNPYSRSHPYSLPVSGGAGLLGHTALARPGVIRSIGDARGRRKRDEQLTPEEEEKRRVRRERNKLAAAKCRNRRRELTEMLQGETEKLEEEKADLQKEIEVLQKEKDKLEFMLVAHNPVCKLPPDERHQGAHSQQCTPLSLSMRSGLVSRNALSSLNPVVVKQEPLEDDREPQRSVIKPICLGGMGGVYGSDGDSLNTPVVAASTPASTPSAASLIFTYPSMLEPESPSPSSESCSKAHRRSSSSGDQSSDSLNSPTLLAL; via the exons ATGTACCAGGACTACTCTGGGACCTACGATACGTCCTCCCGAGGCAGTAGCATTTCCCCAGCCCAACCAGAGTCCTTCACTAGCGGAAGCAGTACAATCGGCAGCCCGATTTCTACCTCAAGCTACCAG AAATACAGGGTGGAAATGCCCGGCTCCAACAGTGCCTTCATCCCGACCATAAACGCCATCACCACCAGCCAGGACCTGCAGTGGATGGTGCAGCCCACCGTCATCACCTCCATGTCCAACCCCTACTCCCGCTCGCACCCGTACAGCCTGCCGGTctccggcggggcggggctcctGGGCCACACCGCCCTGGCCCGGCCCGGCGTCATACGCTCCATCGGGGACGCGCGCGGGCGCCGCAAGAGGGACGAGCAG CTGactccagaggaggaggagaagcggCGGGTGAGGCGCGAGAGGAACAAGCTGGCCGCAGCCAAGTGCCGAAATCGCCGGAGAGAGCTGACCGAGATGCTGCAGGGG GAAACGGAGAAGCTGGAAGAGGAGAAAGCCGACCTGCAGAAGGAGATCGAGGTGCTGCAGAAGGAGAAGGACAAGCTGGAGTTCATGCTGGTGGCCCACAACCCCGTGTGCAAGCTGCCCCCGGATGAacgccaccagggggcgcactCCCAGCAGTGCACACCCCTGTCCCTGTCCATGCGCTCCGGCCTGGTGTCCCGAAATGCCCTGAGCTCCCTGAACCCGGTGGTGGTGAAGCAGGAGCCCCTGGAGGACGACCGGGAGCCCCAGCGGTCCGTCATCAAGCCCATCTGCCTGGGCGGGATGGGGGGCGTGTACGGCTCCGACGGGGACAGCCTCAACACCCCCGTGGTGGCGGCCTCCACCCCGGCCTCCACGCCCAGCGCCGCCAGCCTCATCTTCACCTACCCCAGCATGCTGGAGCCCGAGAGCCCCTCGCCCTCCTCCGAGTCCTGCTCCAAGGCCCAccgcaggagcagcagcagcggcgacCAGTCCTCAGACTCCCTCAACTCCCCGACCCTGCTGGCCCTCTGA
- the fosl2 gene encoding fos-related antigen 2 isoform X3 has translation MPGSNSAFIPTINAITTSQDLQWMVQPTVITSMSNPYSRSHPYSLPVSGGAGLLGHTALARPGVIRSIGDARGRRKRDEQVGTDKLTPEEEEKRRVRRERNKLAAAKCRNRRRELTEMLQGETEKLEEEKADLQKEIEVLQKEKDKLEFMLVAHNPVCKLPPDERHQGAHSQQCTPLSLSMRSGLVSRNALSSLNPVVVKQEPLEDDREPQRSVIKPICLGGMGGVYGSDGDSLNTPVVAASTPASTPSAASLIFTYPSMLEPESPSPSSESCSKAHRRSSSSGDQSSDSLNSPTLLAL, from the exons ATGCCCGGCTCCAACAGTGCCTTCATCCCGACCATAAACGCCATCACCACCAGCCAGGACCTGCAGTGGATGGTGCAGCCCACCGTCATCACCTCCATGTCCAACCCCTACTCCCGCTCGCACCCGTACAGCCTGCCGGTctccggcggggcggggctcctGGGCCACACCGCCCTGGCCCGGCCCGGCGTCATACGCTCCATCGGGGACGCGCGCGGGCGCCGCAAGAGGGACGAGCAGGTCGGTACTGATaag CTGactccagaggaggaggagaagcggCGGGTGAGGCGCGAGAGGAACAAGCTGGCCGCAGCCAAGTGCCGAAATCGCCGGAGAGAGCTGACCGAGATGCTGCAGGGG GAAACGGAGAAGCTGGAAGAGGAGAAAGCCGACCTGCAGAAGGAGATCGAGGTGCTGCAGAAGGAGAAGGACAAGCTGGAGTTCATGCTGGTGGCCCACAACCCCGTGTGCAAGCTGCCCCCGGATGAacgccaccagggggcgcactCCCAGCAGTGCACACCCCTGTCCCTGTCCATGCGCTCCGGCCTGGTGTCCCGAAATGCCCTGAGCTCCCTGAACCCGGTGGTGGTGAAGCAGGAGCCCCTGGAGGACGACCGGGAGCCCCAGCGGTCCGTCATCAAGCCCATCTGCCTGGGCGGGATGGGGGGCGTGTACGGCTCCGACGGGGACAGCCTCAACACCCCCGTGGTGGCGGCCTCCACCCCGGCCTCCACGCCCAGCGCCGCCAGCCTCATCTTCACCTACCCCAGCATGCTGGAGCCCGAGAGCCCCTCGCCCTCCTCCGAGTCCTGCTCCAAGGCCCAccgcaggagcagcagcagcggcgacCAGTCCTCAGACTCCCTCAACTCCCCGACCCTGCTGGCCCTCTGA